TAAATCAGGTCCAGAGACTTTAATTCCTATGGGTGTTTTTATGCCCGTTGAGAGCATATCAATACGCGTTTTAATCGGCATGGTCCATGCGTTTGCTACACCAGGAAAGTTTATCGCTTTATCCATTTCAGCCATAATGTTAGCTGTTGTTTTTGTGGGATCTGGCCATTCCTCTTTGGGTTTCAATCGAATAGTTGTTTCAATCATAGATAAGGGTGCTGCATCTGTAGCTGACTCAGCACGACCCACTTTACCAAAAACATGATGAACTTCAGGAAAGGTTTTTAATATTTTATCGCTTTGTTGTAAAAATTCTTTCGCTTTAGTGATAGAGATACCAGGAAATAACGTTGGCATATAGAGAATATCGCCTTCATCCAATGGCGGCATAAATTCACTACCTAGTTGTGAATAAGGATAGTAAGTCACTGCAAGCAATGAAACAGCCATGACCATTGTGAGGCCTCGAAACTTCATCAAGAATGTTAATGTGGGCTTGTGTAGTTTATGGAGTAGACGATTTACTGGATTTTTATGCTCTGGCATAATATTACCACGCAGAAAATATCCCATCATCACGGGTACTAATGTTACCGCCAGTATCGCTGATGCTGCCATTGCGTAAGTTGCCGTAAAAGCTAATGGGCTAAATAGACGACCTTCTTGGGCTTGCATAGTAAAAATAGGAAGAAAAGATACCGTTATCACCAATAGAGAGAAAAATAATGCCGGCCCGACTTCTCGGCTACTATCACCTATGACTTTCCAACGTTCATCATTAGTAAGATCCTGCCCTTTTTCTTCACGTGCTTTTGCTAAACAGGTATGGGCATTTTCTACCATAACGATAGCACCATCGACCATTGTTCCAATCGTGATAGCAATACCACCTAATGACATAATATTGGCATTTAAGCCTTGAAATCGCATAACAATAAATGCCATTAATATGCCTAAGGGCAGAGTGATGATGGCAACAAAAGCCGAGCGAGCATGCAATAAAAATAAAATTACCACTAAGCTGACAATAACAAGTTCTTGTAACAATGAGGTATTTAAACTATCAACAGCGCGTTCTATTAAGTCACCTCTGTCATATACAGGCACTATTTCCACACCTTCAGGTAGACCCGCTTTAAGCTCCTCAAGTTTGGCACGCACCGCCTGAATAGTAGCTAAGGCATTCTCACCAAAGCGCATGATGACAACACCACCCGCCACTTCACCTTCGCCATTAAGATCGATCACTCCACGTCGTAACTCCGGACCTATGTGAACATGAGCAACATCTTTTAATCTCACGGGCGTACCATCTTGGCTTACGGATACAGGAATAGCATTGAGATCGTCAATAGATTTAATATAGCCTTTACTTCGTACCATATATTCTGTTTCAGCCATCTCAATTAAGCGACCACCAACATCTTTATTTGACGCTTTAATTGCCATTTTTACTTTGTTTAACGGTATGTTGTAACGCACGAGTGCATTCGGGTCGACTTCAACTTGGTATTGCTTAACAAAACCGCCCATAGAGGCCACTTCAGCAACGCCATCAACTGTCTGCAAGGGATAGCGTAAGTACCAGTCTTGTATTGAACGTAATTGTGCTAAGTCATGTTTGCCAGTTTTATCAACTAAAGCATATTCATAAACCCAACCAACACCCGTTGCATCAGGCCCTAAAGTGGGAGTAATACCTTGTGGTAATCGACCACTCACGTAATTTAAAGACTCTAATACCCTCGATCTTGCCCAATACATGTCAGTATTATCTTCAAAAATAATATAAACAAATGACATACCAAAAAAAGAATAACCTCGCACTACTTTCGTTTTTGGCACAGCAAGCATTGAAGTAGTTAATGGATAAGTGACCTGATCTTCAACAACTTGCGGTGATTGCCCTGGGAACTTAGTAAAAACAATCACCTGCACATCAGACAAATCAGGTATCGCATCTAACGGGGTGTTCTTATAAGCAAACAAACCCACTAAAGTAATAATTAACGCCGCTAAAATGACCATAAAACGGTCTTTTAAGGAGGCTGAAATAATGGCTTCAATCATTGTTATTGCTCCTTAACTTTCATTTCAACAGAGTTTTTCATGTCCATTGGAGGCATTTTATTATTACTAGATTTTTTGTTTTGTAGCTGTAGCATCATTTTTTCCGTGGCTTCACGTAGCTTTGATTCTGAATCAACCATAAATTGCGCAGAAGTCACGACTTCTTCCCCCTCAATCAAACCAGAGAGCACGGCAACCTTGCCATTTGACTCTATGCCTAATGTAACTATTCTTGGTTCAAATCGACCGGGTTCAGTTACCACAAAAACTTGAGAACGCTCACCCGAGCGAATTACGGCTTGTGAAGGAATGACAATGGCAGCTTCATTGACGTCTGAATGTATGGTTATCTCAGCAAACATATCTGGTCTAAGTAACTGTTCTGGATTATCAAAAATAATTCTAACTTTTGTGGTACGCGTTTTTGCTTCGGCATAAGGATAGATATAACCTAAACGACCTGAAAATATTTTTCCTGGCACACTGACTAAGGTCATTTCGACTTCATCGCCGACCTTAATCCAGGGTAACTCATATTCATATACATCGGCATAAACCCATACTTGGCTTAAATCTACCACCATATATAGCTCAGTTTTAGGCGTTACATATTGCCCCTGCCTAGAACCAATGCGAGTCACAGTGCCATCTACAGGTGTATGGATGTGTAGTTGTTTTTTAATTTTTCTACTTTTTTCAAGTTCAACAATTTGATGCTCTGGCACATCAAGTAACTTTAAGCGCTCTCGGGCGCTGGCAACCATGTCTTTAGCACCTCGAGCAACATCTTCAAAAGGACTATTTTCGAGTGATTTTAGGCTGTTCAACGCCAATAAATATTCTTGCTGAGTTGATACTAATTTTGGCGAATAAATACTCACTAAAACATCTCCCTCCTTTACCGTCTCACCTGTTTTATCGACGTTTAAGTCTTCAATCCAACCTTCAACTTTTGGATGTAAACGTGCCATTTTTTGTTCATCAAAATCAACCCGACCAACAGCACGAATAGTGCGGCTCATTGACTCTTTTTTTGCAATACCGGTGCGAACCCCAATATTTTGAACTACCACGGGATCTATTTTAACCGTTCCCAATATCGCTTTTTGATCAGTTTCGACAGCATAGACTGGCGTATAATCCATTCCCATGGCATCTTTTGCTGGTACAGGTGAAGTAACCGATGGATTCATAGCATTTCGATAAAATAGGGGATTTTCATTATTTTTCGGTACGGAAATGTTATCTGCTAGCGTGTTAGCAGGCCCCTCTCCTTGATCAGATAAAAAATAGCCTATTCCTAAGCCAATAACCAACATAATAATGGCGGTGAACAACGTGGATTTATTCATATATATATTCCTTGCCAATAGAGGCTTGTATCGATGCTAATGCTTGATTACTTTGAGAGACTGATTGCCAAAACTGTAGCTCATAATTAAATAAAGTTACTTGGCTGCCGACTAGGTTTAAAAAATCCACTTCACTGACTTGATAACCGACTAACATGGACTGAACGGTTTGTCGTGCTTGTGGTAAAATGCCTGTTTCAAATAAAGAACGTTGCTGTTCAGAGCGACGATAATCTGTGATATATCTAGCGATATCAGCCTTTACCTGGTTGCTTTCATCGAGATAAGCATATTTGGATTTAAACTGTTCGCTGATTCTTTGTTTTACCCTATATGACTGTTTAGTGCTGGCAAATAAGGGAATTTTAATACCGAGTTTAATAGAAAATAAATCCGCTCTATCGCCGCCCATCGGTTGTGAGTTTTGGCCTATGCGATCACCATATGTAACACCAATATTAAAATCGGGATAATAGTCTCGCTCAGCTAAATCAAGCCGAGAATTAGCCGCTGATATTAATTGTTTGTGCTTTTGAAGTAATGGCCGAGACCTTATGGCTAATTGATAGAGTTGTTCTTCGGCCAATAAATGCGGTTGATTGAAACTTAATTTATTTGCCAGGGTAATAGGTGAACGTGGCGTTATATCCATTAAAATATTTAATTGAATTATCTGGGTTGCTTTTAAAGCCACTATTTGAATTTTATGGTTTATTAGCTTTGATAATTCTAATTGGGACAATAAGACATCTTGTTGTAGTCCTTTGCCTGTTGTGTATTTTGTTTTCGCCACTTCGATAAATTGCTTTAGCAATGCTTGATTTTTATCAACCGTCTCTATTGCTCTGTCTAAATAAAACAGCTGCCACCATTTATTACTGACATTCTTCGTTAATAGTAAACGCATTTCAGCAACATCATAATAAGCGGCTTTGGCTTCAAATTCAGCGATATCTTCTTTCAAGCTTAACTTACCTGGAAAAGGAAAAGCCTGTGATACGCCTATTTGTAATTGGGTCATCCCTTCTTGTGATCTGTCAAAACTGTCCGTTGGAAAATTCATAGCCCCTAGGGTTAGTATTGGATCTGGTAAAGTACCAACCTGTGAAGGTATGCTTTTCATCGCCTCATATCGGGCCTTGATTTGTGCAAGGTTAGGATTGTTTGCTAGCGCAAGCGCAATTGCATTTTGCTCAGTTAATACGTCATATTCTGAGGCAGAATGCATGTTTACTTGTTTGGCAGACAATTGTTCAGCTGATAATAAAAATAATGTTATCAGTAAGGTGTTTATCATTCGCATATTTTTCATCCTTCTTGAAATACCCTATATAAATTAATGATTCATGATTCTGTAATAGGGCACATACGCATTCCTAAATTAAAAATTACAAAATATTTTAGCGGTAAATAAAAAGCTTAAACTACCTACTTTTACTACCCGCGACGTTATATATCGGCCCCCAAACAAGGGCAATAAACCAACCATAAAAATAGCTTTCTACTATCCCTAAAAAGAAGCTTTTCCAGCTTATCCATTCAAAACCTGGTAACAGTTGTAACCATACGGGGTACATGGCTTGTTGAGGAAACAACAAGCCAAAAATGACACATAAAGTAAAACTAATGGCAAGAAATAGGCTTGTTGCATGGCCAAATGCAACCAGTGATATTTTATGTTTCATGTTCATTATCCTTCGGTGTTATTGCATGTTGCTTATCAATAAATTTTCCTGGTTCACGGTCAAACCTATCTAAACATTCTCTTGAACAAAAACGATATAAATGCCCTTCTTCGAGTTTGCCATATCCTTTATCCTCTTCAACTTCATGCCCACAAACAGGATCTATAAAACTATTTTTGGCGGATTTTTTATCATGGTGTCCATGGGTCATATGAGCTCCACATCCAAAGCGCATCATGAGATAAAATATCCCGGCAAATAATAAAAATGAAAATAGACTTTCCATTGCTGCCTCCTTAACAGTTAACTAATTTAAAAAAAGCGTGATGCCTAGCTTGCCAACATCACGCAAGCGAGAAGTTCCTATTTTTTTAACTGCACCATATCGAATTTCTTAACCGTACCTTTTACAACCGATACTTTAGCGAAGTGTTCATTCATAATTTCTTCTATTTTCACTTGCCCTTTTTCCACTTTTTGAAAAAAATCGGCACCGTCATCGTTGTCATCGTTCAGGGTAAATCGATACGTTTCCAAAATTTGCCCTACTTTTGCACCGTCATCAAAACCAACGCAAACAACAATATTGTCTGGTGTTGCTGACACTACTTGGCCACGCATGAGATACCGATGTGACAAATCGCTATTTGCACAGCCTGTAAGCACTACAGTAAAAATGACAAGTGCAATTATTTTGGATATTTTCGTTAACATAAGTAATTCCTAATTAAGTTGTTTTTAACGCGATATTAACGTTTTCTTTTGCTCGAATTTGGTGGCGATTTATGACAACTCCAAGGTACATGAGTGAAATTATCCTTGACGTTTTGATCACAAAATTTGTAATAGCTGTCTTTTGTGCGGGTCCACCAATCATTGTGAATATCCGCCCCATGATTTCTAATAACATTTTCAATGCCATCAAGGTCTAAATTGGTTGCATCGTAAGCTAAATGAATGCTCTGCTCTTTGCGATTGAAAGAGACTTCATCTAAGCCGAACATTTGATCTATTGCCGCAATTAGCCCATCGATATTTTCTTCTGTTACCTTGGTAAGTCTTAGGTTTCTTACTACTAAGTTAATTTCTCTAACGCCAACTCTATGGTCTAAATCAGACATAACAGCCTCCTTTATCAATCAAATTTTGGGGATTTATACTGGTATTTCTACCGACTAATTTATTCATTTCTAGCTCCTTGCTGCGGTTCTAGCCCTGTAACCTATTCTTTCAATGGCATTAATCAGAACAGCAGAGCCGACATCTCCGTTTACAACTACAGAACGTAAGGCAAAATTCATTTCAGCGCTGTTTACGCCGTTAATATCTTTTAATGCTGTTTCAATCTTATTGACACAACTTGCACAGCAAGCTCCTTCAATGGTTAACTCTTGGATGTTTTTATTGGCAATACTAGCGGTTGATCTATTCATGGTTATCTCCTTAGTGCGCGTCACTTTCATTCTTATCTACAACGAGGTGACAATTCATATGTTTGGTATAAGTTGACTTCATAGCGCTTACTGATCCTATTGCTCTCATTACATAAGTGCTGATGCTTAATATGAAAATAAAGAACTATAAAACCTACACTTAACTTACACCTATGTGTTAAACACAGGTCAAGTGACTATTTGTAAAAACATCATTTTTGACAAATATCAGGTCTGAGACTTAAACATTAACGAGTAGAGGCATTCTATTTACCTGAAAAGATAAACAGTGATTAATTTAATGACGACAAAACCACCTCTATACCTGCTGCTTTATTCTTGCTTTAAGAACTCAATAATGGCCGCGATATCTTCCTTATTCATTGGATATTTAGGCATAGCCGAAGCCGCATTATTAAACTTAGGATCCATTAACTTCTTAAGCACAAATGCCTCACCTTTATCTGCAACAACATTGTCTAAAGCAGGACCTAATTTACCTCCCTCTCCTCTAAGTTGATGACAGCCCTGACAACCGAATTGAGTGACTAATTCATCACCAGTTTTCTTAGGTGAATTCGTGTTTTCATGGCTTGCTATATTGCGCACATCAGCAGTTAAAGTGCTTGCTAAGAAAGCTTCTACCGCCAATGCTTCCTTACCTGTCATATGTGCTTTTGCACGCATATGAGGAATAACAACAGACCACTCTTTTTTTGTGTACTCTTCTGCAGGACGTGCATTATGGCAACGAGCACAATTTTCACTGTAGACTTTAGCTCCTTCGGCTACTAACGAGGGATCGCTGACATGCTGTGCTTGGACTGAAAATGCACTGATGGTTAAGGTAAATATGGTCAATAATAATATTAATATTTTCATGGTAAATCTCCTTAAAAGCCAAACGCTAACTGTAAAAACACACGATCATCAACTATGCCGCCGTGACCTGCACCTTCATTATCTATTGATGTACTTTCTGCTCCCAACTTCAATACAGCACTTGGTTCTAACCAATAATTGACACCATAATAAATACGACTGCCCATCTTACCTGCGTCTTCTTCAAAATCATGGCCAATGCTGCCGTCAAAATCTGACTTAATATCTGAATAGCGCACAACAAACTCAACTGGATTTAACCAGGCATTACCTAGCTCGCGTGCTTGCCAAGTACCTTGGATATACCAGCCACTTTTATCAAAATCTTTTACCCATTCCTCTCCATGCTCATCAACTTCAATGGGTTCATCCTCACCTTCTGTTTCGGCGCTAGAACCAAAAATTTCACCTCGAACACTGGCATAACTACCCACCCAGTTAAAATCGATATTATAAGCATCGTAATTTAAGTCGCCGTCATTACTATATTTACCTGAGTAATAAGAAACACCTACTTCCCATTCAGGTAAAAATGCATAAGCGATACGCCCACCAAATGCCATGGTGTTATTGTTGTCGCCATTTTTAGCTGACATTTCTACTCCACCGCCATGATCTCCGGCTTCTTGCCTTGGACCACTGACCGTATAAAAATCAGTAAAAATTCTCCCTGCATCACCTAGATTCCATGTATTAGCGATATTTATACCCGTGTCTCCCAAAATACTTGTAATTCCACCTAACGAACCATTACCACCGTGACCACCATAAAGACCTGGGTTGCTCGCCGCTTTATTGATCCAACTTGGGTGTAAATTCACACCAAACTGACCGAAGGGTAATAAGAATTTACCCGCGGTAATGATGGTATTGTCATTAAAAAAGTAATGCATGTTGGCGTATTCAAGTTCAGTTTCGGTTTCGCCTTCAGCATTAGTACTGAACTCTAGTTCCGCCTCAATATGAATTTTTTCAGAAAGTTGAAACAAAAATATGGGAACAAAACGTGCAACTACATTATTTTGAATATCGTTTCCTGTTTCATCTTTCATGTTCGATTGGTTGATATAAGTCACATCGCCATAACCTGCAATAGCGAAACGACCAATATCTAAAGTAGAATTTTCTTGCGCATTAACAGTTGTCATTAATGACATTGAGGTTGCTGCTACAACCGATTGGAGAAGTCCATTTTTCATGATATGGCCTTAGTATTTTATGGCGGGCAGAGGAGCTCCTCTACGCCAAATAGTATAATTAAATGTTTTTAAATGAGTGGCGAAAAGCACAGGGGGAAGTTCTAATTTGTTAGGCTATGTAAATCACTTTGACAAATTATTGCACTAAACGTCTAATAGAATACAAGTTCAGCTACCTTGAAAAAAAGGCACACTGATCCCGTGTTAGATTGTAATCGGAGGTTTATAAGGGTTGGTATATGGCAAAGATATAAAGTTTCTATTTAACTTAACCACATTTATTGAAATGACAGGGAAGAAATTTGCAAAACTGTTATCTTGCAACAATGATGAATTTGCTTGTCCTGTAATGTTTTGTACACAATCGCAATCTACGCAATGGCAATTATCCATTGCTTTAGGCTTAGCGGTATTATGCACTTCATTTATTTGGTGATTATCTTTTCTTGGCTCAATTGGCTGATGATGTTCATGAATATTAATCGTTGTGTTAGCGGATGAT
The Colwellia sp. Arc7-D genome window above contains:
- a CDS encoding cytochrome c, which codes for MKILILLLTIFTLTISAFSVQAQHVSDPSLVAEGAKVYSENCARCHNARPAEEYTKKEWSVVIPHMRAKAHMTGKEALAVEAFLASTLTADVRNIASHENTNSPKKTGDELVTQFGCQGCHQLRGEGGKLGPALDNVVADKGEAFVLKKLMDPKFNNAASAMPKYPMNKEDIAAIIEFLKQE
- a CDS encoding porin gives rise to the protein MKNGLLQSVVAATSMSLMTTVNAQENSTLDIGRFAIAGYGDVTYINQSNMKDETGNDIQNNVVARFVPIFLFQLSEKIHIEAELEFSTNAEGETETELEYANMHYFFNDNTIITAGKFLLPFGQFGVNLHPSWINKAASNPGLYGGHGGNGSLGGITSILGDTGINIANTWNLGDAGRIFTDFYTVSGPRQEAGDHGGGVEMSAKNGDNNNTMAFGGRIAYAFLPEWEVGVSYYSGKYSNDGDLNYDAYNIDFNWVGSYASVRGEIFGSSAETEGEDEPIEVDEHGEEWVKDFDKSGWYIQGTWQARELGNAWLNPVEFVVRYSDIKSDFDGSIGHDFEEDAGKMGSRIYYGVNYWLEPSAVLKLGAESTSIDNEGAGHGGIVDDRVFLQLAFGF
- a CDS encoding YHS domain-containing protein, whose protein sequence is MESLFSFLLFAGIFYLMMRFGCGAHMTHGHHDKKSAKNSFIDPVCGHEVEEDKGYGKLEEGHLYRFCSRECLDRFDREPGKFIDKQHAITPKDNEHET
- a CDS encoding CusA/CzcA family heavy metal efflux RND transporter codes for the protein MIEAIISASLKDRFMVILAALIITLVGLFAYKNTPLDAIPDLSDVQVIVFTKFPGQSPQVVEDQVTYPLTTSMLAVPKTKVVRGYSFFGMSFVYIIFEDNTDMYWARSRVLESLNYVSGRLPQGITPTLGPDATGVGWVYEYALVDKTGKHDLAQLRSIQDWYLRYPLQTVDGVAEVASMGGFVKQYQVEVDPNALVRYNIPLNKVKMAIKASNKDVGGRLIEMAETEYMVRSKGYIKSIDDLNAIPVSVSQDGTPVRLKDVAHVHIGPELRRGVIDLNGEGEVAGGVVIMRFGENALATIQAVRAKLEELKAGLPEGVEIVPVYDRGDLIERAVDSLNTSLLQELVIVSLVVILFLLHARSAFVAIITLPLGILMAFIVMRFQGLNANIMSLGGIAITIGTMVDGAIVMVENAHTCLAKAREEKGQDLTNDERWKVIGDSSREVGPALFFSLLVITVSFLPIFTMQAQEGRLFSPLAFTATYAMAASAILAVTLVPVMMGYFLRGNIMPEHKNPVNRLLHKLHKPTLTFLMKFRGLTMVMAVSLLAVTYYPYSQLGSEFMPPLDEGDILYMPTLFPGISITKAKEFLQQSDKILKTFPEVHHVFGKVGRAESATDAAPLSMIETTIRLKPKEEWPDPTKTTANIMAEMDKAINFPGVANAWTMPIKTRIDMLSTGIKTPIGIKVSGPDLVVLQKISQDIEQAMKGLPETTSAFGDRTIGGYYLDFDVDREKAARYGLTVGAVQDVIQSAIGGMNITETVEGLERYPVNLRYPRELRDDLESLKRVLISTPTGTQIPMAMVADVVYRRGAPVIKSEDARPNAWIYVDISSSDIGGFVRDAKKVLAEQVVIPSGYTVTWSGQFEYMERAAQRLSIVAPATLFIIFLLLYLNFRNVIEPLVVMMSMPFALVGGIWLVYLNNYNMSVGVAVGFIALAGMAAEIGVLVLSFIDTEIAKRRADASEPLSVIEIKDAVLSATSKRVRPVAMTAISTMAGLIPIMLSSSTGSDVTHRIAAPMLGGMLTVLILNLLVLPVLYSFILQFQEAAKKKSDQAIALTSS
- a CDS encoding TolC family protein; amino-acid sequence: MRMINTLLITLFLLSAEQLSAKQVNMHSASEYDVLTEQNAIALALANNPNLAQIKARYEAMKSIPSQVGTLPDPILTLGAMNFPTDSFDRSQEGMTQLQIGVSQAFPFPGKLSLKEDIAEFEAKAAYYDVAEMRLLLTKNVSNKWWQLFYLDRAIETVDKNQALLKQFIEVAKTKYTTGKGLQQDVLLSQLELSKLINHKIQIVALKATQIIQLNILMDITPRSPITLANKLSFNQPHLLAEEQLYQLAIRSRPLLQKHKQLISAANSRLDLAERDYYPDFNIGVTYGDRIGQNSQPMGGDRADLFSIKLGIKIPLFASTKQSYRVKQRISEQFKSKYAYLDESNQVKADIARYITDYRRSEQQRSLFETGILPQARQTVQSMLVGYQVSEVDFLNLVGSQVTLFNYELQFWQSVSQSNQALASIQASIGKEYIYE
- a CDS encoding cation transporter; amino-acid sequence: MNRSTASIANKNIQELTIEGACCASCVNKIETALKDINGVNSAEMNFALRSVVVNGDVGSAVLINAIERIGYRARTAARS
- a CDS encoding DUF5676 family membrane protein, with amino-acid sequence MKHKISLVAFGHATSLFLAISFTLCVIFGLLFPQQAMYPVWLQLLPGFEWISWKSFFLGIVESYFYGWFIALVWGPIYNVAGSKSR
- a CDS encoding efflux RND transporter periplasmic adaptor subunit, producing MNKSTLFTAIIMLVIGLGIGYFLSDQGEGPANTLADNISVPKNNENPLFYRNAMNPSVTSPVPAKDAMGMDYTPVYAVETDQKAILGTVKIDPVVVQNIGVRTGIAKKESMSRTIRAVGRVDFDEQKMARLHPKVEGWIEDLNVDKTGETVKEGDVLVSIYSPKLVSTQQEYLLALNSLKSLENSPFEDVARGAKDMVASARERLKLLDVPEHQIVELEKSRKIKKQLHIHTPVDGTVTRIGSRQGQYVTPKTELYMVVDLSQVWVYADVYEYELPWIKVGDEVEMTLVSVPGKIFSGRLGYIYPYAEAKTRTTKVRIIFDNPEQLLRPDMFAEITIHSDVNEAAIVIPSQAVIRSGERSQVFVVTEPGRFEPRIVTLGIESNGKVAVLSGLIEGEEVVTSAQFMVDSESKLREATEKMMLQLQNKKSSNNKMPPMDMKNSVEMKVKEQ